The sequence GACGGTCGCGGCGTCGGCGTCGCCGACCTCGCCGGGCGCGTCGAGCCGGGCGAGCAGGACGGTGTCGGCCTCGTCGGCGAGCCCGGTCGCCTTCCACGCGTCGACCGCGCGAAGGCTGTGGGAGTCCACGAGCTCCAGCGCCGACGGCACGACGCCGGCGCGCGCGACGGCGGCGACCGCCTCCCCGGCGTCGACGAGGGAGTCGAAGAACCCGGCGACCGTCCGCTCCGGCGGGCGGGCCGGGCGCAGCCGGACCGTCACCTCGGTGACGACGCCGAGGGTGCCCTCGGAGCCGACGACCGCGCCGAGCAGGTCGAGCCCGGCGACGCCCTTGGCGGTGCGCCGGCCCAGGCGCACGAGGTCCCCGGCGCCGGTGACGAGCTGCACGCCGAGCACGTGGTCGCGGGTGACGCCGTACTTCACGCAGCACAGCCCGCCCGCGTTCGTCGCGACGTTGCCGCCGATGCTGGAGAACCCGGCGCTCGCCGGGTCGGGCGCGTACCAGAGGCCGTGCTCCGCCACGGCCGCCCGCAGGTCGGCGTTCACGACGCCGGGGCCGACGACGGCGAGCCGCTCGACCGGGTCGACCGTCACCCCGAGCAGGCGCTCGGTGCTGACGACGACCCCGCCGTCGACGGCGTTCGCCGCGCCCGCGAGACCGGACCCGGCCCCGCGCGGCACGACCGGCACCCCGTGCCGCCGGCACGCGCGCACGACGTCGCGCACCTGCTCGGCGGTCGAGGGCCGCACGACGGCGAGCGGCACACCGGCCTCGGCCCACGCCGCCTGGTCGCGGCGGTAGCGGTCGGTGGAGGCGGGCGCGTCGAGGACGGCACCGTCCTCGGGCAGCGCCGTCCGGAGCTCTGCGAGCAGCGGGTGGGCGCTCACCCCACGCGCATCTCGCCGAGCTCGGACCAGCCGTCGGCGTCGACCTCGGTGCTCACGATGTCGGGGGTCCGCACGAGGTACTGCGGCAGGTCGGCCTGCGCCTGCCGGAAGTGCGCGGAGCCGACGTGCGCGCCGCCGGCGTCGCCGTCGCGGAACGCCTCGACGAGCACGTACACGGTCGGGTCGTCGAGGGAGCGCGACCACTCGAACCACAGGCAGCCGTCCTCGGCGCGGGTCGCCTCGGTGAAGGCGCGGGACAGCTCCGGCCAGTCGTCGGCGTGCTCGGGCTTCACCGGGAACTTGGCGGTGATGGCAATCATGGGCCGATCCTCCCGCCCGTCCCCGACGGACGCGCTCCGGGGCAGCGCCGGCTCAGCCGGACGGGGAGAGCGAGCCCGTGAGGTAGCGCTGCAGCGTCGGCGCGACGTCGGCGACCAGCCGGGCGGCGGACGCGGACGCGAGCGGCTCCACCGCGACGACGTAGCGCGCCATCGCGATGCCGATCATCTGCGACGCGCACAGCGTGGCCCGGTACTCGGGCCGGTCGGCGCCGATCCCCGTCGCGACCCGCGACAGCAGGTCGTCGGTGAGCCGGGTCCGCAGCATGGCCGCGGCCTCCGGCTCCGACGCGGCGGCGCGGATGAGCCCGAGGAGCCGGCGGCGGGACTCCTCGGCCTCCAGCGCGCCGACGACGAAGCGGGCGAGCCGCTCCCCCACCCCGGCGGGGTCGCCGGTCAGCACGTGGGCGACGACGTGATCCGGCTCGAACGGCAGCTCCACGACGGCGACGAACAGCCGCTGCTTCGAGCCGTAGTAGTGGTGGACGAGCGTGGGGTCGACGTCGGCGGCGCCCGCGACCTGCCGGATGGTCGTCCGGTCGAAGCCCTGCTCGGCGAACAGCCGCCGCGCCGCGGCGAGGATCGCCTCGCGCGTGCCGCTGTCGCCGGGCCGGCGCCCGCTCGGTCGTCCCGCCACGCCGCCACCTCTCCGCCGCCCCACCACCTCGCTGCCGCGTCATGATCCCGCACGACCGCGCGGGGTAGGGCGGCGCGGGCGTCAGCGGCGGCGGGTCGCCCGCAGCACGACGTCGTGGACGTGGTGCCCGCTGACCGCCCCCGGCGGGCGCGGCCGGGTGGCGGGGCCGTCGACGTCCCACTCGTCGCGGTCGAGCGCCGCGGCCAGCTCCTCGACCCCGACGTAGGCGGCGGGGTCCCACATGCGCGTCTGCTCGGCGACGTCGAGCGGCTCGGTGAGCGGAGTCAGGTCGTGGGCGACGACGAGCAGGGTGCCGCCCGGCGCGACCGCCCCCAGCAGGTTCGCCACCCCCAGGCCGTCGGGGCTGCGGTGGAAGGAGCCGTACTGCAGCGACACGAGGTCGTAGGTCTCGGCGCCGAAGGCGCCCGCCTCGCCGGCGTCCGCGCGCAGCAGCCGGACGTCGAGCCCGCGCCGTCCCGCCTCGGCGCCGACCCGCGCGAGCGCGTTGCCGGAGACGTCGCTCGCGGTCACGGTCCAGCCGTGCTCCGCCAGCCACAGGGCGTCGGCCCCCTCCCCCGCGCCGACGTCGAGCGCGCGACCGACGGGCAGCCCGGCGGCCTCGGCGACGAGGGTGCCGTTGGGGTTCGCGCTCCACACCGGCTCCGCCCCGCCGTAGCGGTGGTCCCAGTCGACCTGCGCCCCCGAGGCGCGGAAGCCCGCCCGGAGGTCCTCCTCGGCGAGGTCGAAGGCGACCATCGCGGCGACCCGGCTGCCGTGGGCGGCCGACGGCAGCACCTGCAGGCTCGGGTCGGTGACGTTGCCGGCGGCGTAGACGCCCGGGACGGCGGTCTCGCCGCGCGCGTCGACCTCGAGGACGTCGCCGAAGCCGGTGGGGTGCGCGGTGGCCGTCACGCCGGCCGGGGCGAGGACGTCGACGCGGGCGCGGAACCGGGCGCCGACCAGGACGGCGTCGGCCGCCAGCACCTCGCCGTCGGCCAGCTCGACGCCCGTGAGCCGGCCGTCGGGCCCGCCGACGACGCGACGGACGCTGCCCCGGACGACCGGCGTCCCGGCGGCCTCGAGCGTGGCGAGGGCCTGCGGGTCGAAGGCGTCGGGGTCGGCGTCGCGGCCGTCGAGCACGACGGTGAGGCGGCCGGTGAGGTGCCGCAGCACCGCCGTCGGGTGCAGCCCCATCGGGTGCGTGACGACCTGCACGAGCCGGGCGTCGCGCACCTCGTAGCCGTGGCAGAACGGGCAGTGCACGACGTCGCGGCCCCAGTGCTCCGCGAGCCCCTCGATGTCCGGCAGCTCGTCGGTGATGCCGGTCGCGGCGACCACGCGCCGGGCCAGCAGGGTGTGCCCGCCCGTCAGCTCGACCCGGAAGCCGCCCTCGTCCAGGCGGTGCACGGCGAGCACGCGGCCGGCCAGCACCTCCCCGCCGTAGGAGCGGACCTCCTCGCGTCCGACGGCCAGCAGCTCCGAGGGGGCGGCGCCCTCCCGGCCGAGGTAGCCGTGCATGTGCGCGGCGGGGGCGTTGCGCGGCGTGCCGTCGTCGACGACGAGGACGCTGCGGCGCTGCCGGGCCAGCTGCAGCGCGGCGGCCAGGCCCGCGGCCGACCCGCCGACGACGGCGACGTCGCAGCGCCGCTCCACGACCGGGGACTGCCCGTGGTCGTGGGCGTGGTCGTGGGCGTGCCCGTGGTCGTGCTGGTGCCGCGTGTTCTCACCCGTCGTCGTCATAGGAGGAACGCTACGGCGGTCGGTACGTAACCGGCAGAGGCCTTGCAGGATCTGCAAGACAGTCCCATCCTGATCCCGTGACCGACACCCGGGACGTCGAGGCGCTGGCGCGGACGCGGCTGCGCAGCCTGCGGACCACGCTCGGCTACTCCCTGGAGGAGCTCGCCGCCCGCACGCACCTGAGCCCGTCGACCATCAGCCGCGTCGAGACGGGCAAGCGGACGCTCGGGCTCGACGTGCTCGTCCCGCTGGCGCGGGCGCTGTCCGTCAGCCTCGACACGCTGTTCGAGGCGCCCGGCGACGAGGACGTCGTCATCCGTCCAGTCGCCCACAGCGACGGCGCCCGCACCACGTGGCCGCTGAGCCGGCCGGACGGGCGGACCGTCGCGCTCAAGATGCGCCTGGAGCCGACGGCGAGCCGGCCCGCGCAGCGCGTCCACCCCGGGCACGACTGGTTCGTCGTGCTGCTCGGTCGCGTGCGGCTGCACCTGGGCGAGCGCGACGTCGACGTCGACACCGGCGAGGCTGCGGAGTTCACGACCATGACCCCGCACGCCCTCAGCGCGCTCGACGGTCCCGCCGAGGTCATCATGATCTTCGACCGGGACGGGCAGCGCGCCCACACGCACGCCTGAGCCGAGGAGGCCGGGCCCTCCCGACCGTCCGCCCGGCGTGGCATCGTGTGACGGTCGCGCCGACCGGTACGCGCGACCCCGATGGACGAAGGAGTCCACGCATGACCCCACCCGGTTCCACCCTGCCCGGCGGTCGCCGTCGGGCCGCCCGTCTCCTGGCCCCGGCCCTCGTGGCCGCGACCGCCCTCGCCCTCGTCCCGGCCGTCTCCGCGGGCGCAGCGCCCCCACCGAGGACGTCGGCGACCGACCCCGACCTCGGCCCCGGCACGATCGTCTTCGACCCGAGCATGCCGACCAGCGAGATCCAGGCGACGGCCGACGCGATCCACGCCCAGCAGGTCAGCGACGAGATG comes from Aquipuribacter sp. SD81 and encodes:
- a CDS encoding helix-turn-helix domain-containing protein, with product MTDTRDVEALARTRLRSLRTTLGYSLEELAARTHLSPSTISRVETGKRTLGLDVLVPLARALSVSLDTLFEAPGDEDVVIRPVAHSDGARTTWPLSRPDGRTVALKMRLEPTASRPAQRVHPGHDWFVVLLGRVRLHLGERDVDVDTGEAAEFTTMTPHALSALDGPAEVIMIFDRDGQRAHTHA
- a CDS encoding putative quinol monooxygenase; the encoded protein is MIAITAKFPVKPEHADDWPELSRAFTEATRAEDGCLWFEWSRSLDDPTVYVLVEAFRDGDAGGAHVGSAHFRQAQADLPQYLVRTPDIVSTEVDADGWSELGEMRVG
- a CDS encoding TetR/AcrR family transcriptional regulator; the protein is MAGRPSGRRPGDSGTREAILAAARRLFAEQGFDRTTIRQVAGAADVDPTLVHHYYGSKQRLFVAVVELPFEPDHVVAHVLTGDPAGVGERLARFVVGALEAEESRRRLLGLIRAAASEPEAAAMLRTRLTDDLLSRVATGIGADRPEYRATLCASQMIGIAMARYVVAVEPLASASAARLVADVAPTLQRYLTGSLSPSG
- a CDS encoding FAD-binding oxidoreductase, which encodes MSAHPLLAELRTALPEDGAVLDAPASTDRYRRDQAAWAEAGVPLAVVRPSTAEQVRDVVRACRRHGVPVVPRGAGSGLAGAANAVDGGVVVSTERLLGVTVDPVERLAVVGPGVVNADLRAAVAEHGLWYAPDPASAGFSSIGGNVATNAGGLCCVKYGVTRDHVLGVQLVTGAGDLVRLGRRTAKGVAGLDLLGAVVGSEGTLGVVTEVTVRLRPARPPERTVAGFFDSLVDAGEAVAAVARAGVVPSALELVDSHSLRAVDAWKATGLADEADTVLLARLDAPGEVGDADAATVEACFTAAGATWAGASSDEAEAEALFDARRLVWPAVERLGPLLTEDVCVPLGALPAMLARVQAAAAQHDLVIATVAHAGDGNLHPLVVVPAGADGEARAAAAFEQLMDDALALGGTITGEHGVGRLKREGLTRELDPLVLDLQRRVKAAFDPDGIMNPGAVWA
- a CDS encoding bifunctional NAD(P)/FAD-dependent oxidoreductase/class I SAM-dependent methyltransferase, giving the protein MTTTGENTRHQHDHGHAHDHAHDHGQSPVVERRCDVAVVGGSAAGLAAALQLARQRRSVLVVDDGTPRNAPAAHMHGYLGREGAAPSELLAVGREEVRSYGGEVLAGRVLAVHRLDEGGFRVELTGGHTLLARRVVAATGITDELPDIEGLAEHWGRDVVHCPFCHGYEVRDARLVQVVTHPMGLHPTAVLRHLTGRLTVVLDGRDADPDAFDPQALATLEAAGTPVVRGSVRRVVGGPDGRLTGVELADGEVLAADAVLVGARFRARVDVLAPAGVTATAHPTGFGDVLEVDARGETAVPGVYAAGNVTDPSLQVLPSAAHGSRVAAMVAFDLAEEDLRAGFRASGAQVDWDHRYGGAEPVWSANPNGTLVAEAAGLPVGRALDVGAGEGADALWLAEHGWTVTASDVSGNALARVGAEAGRRGLDVRLLRADAGEAGAFGAETYDLVSLQYGSFHRSPDGLGVANLLGAVAPGGTLLVVAHDLTPLTEPLDVAEQTRMWDPAAYVGVEELAAALDRDEWDVDGPATRPRPPGAVSGHHVHDVVLRATRRR